From Amycolatopsis sp. YIM 10, the proteins below share one genomic window:
- a CDS encoding mandelate racemase/muconate lactonizing enzyme family protein yields the protein MSVLTARIAAVHTLPVSLPAHPALVVRGAKGSHDRSDFLLVRVVTTEGVEGYGEVSATPLWSGEDAASAEHFVRNVLTTALLGRKLAPPGALEAIMDRVLAANPFTKAGVSTALWDAYSRSLGMPLVTALGGPYRDEVPIKLSLSGDGEVLEKAYGAAVSSGFTSFKVKVGLGIDGDLTRVARVRELAGLGAFIGVDANGGWSRAEAREAVRRLSTFGPAFVEQPVKPSDLEGMAAVRSLGVPVVADESVFGADDLARVIRASAADVISIYLGKSGGPAKAVVQGRVAETFGLDTLIGSNGELGIGAAAQLHVACALPALSERLPSDIIGAHYYAEDILEKPLDSNGKRVRLTDGHGLGVVPRDDLRRRFR from the coding sequence ATGAGCGTGCTCACGGCGAGGATCGCGGCGGTGCACACGCTGCCGGTCAGCCTGCCCGCCCATCCCGCGCTGGTGGTGCGTGGCGCCAAGGGCAGCCACGACCGCTCGGACTTCCTGCTGGTCCGGGTGGTCACCACCGAGGGCGTGGAGGGCTACGGCGAGGTCAGCGCCACGCCGTTGTGGAGCGGGGAGGACGCGGCCAGCGCCGAGCACTTCGTGCGCAACGTGCTGACCACCGCGCTGCTCGGCCGCAAGCTGGCCCCGCCCGGCGCACTGGAAGCGATCATGGACCGGGTGCTCGCGGCGAACCCGTTCACCAAGGCGGGGGTGTCGACCGCGCTGTGGGACGCCTACTCCCGCAGCCTCGGCATGCCGCTGGTCACCGCGCTCGGCGGGCCGTACCGCGACGAGGTGCCGATCAAGCTGTCGCTCTCGGGTGACGGCGAGGTGCTGGAGAAGGCATACGGTGCGGCGGTTTCGTCCGGGTTCACCTCGTTCAAGGTCAAGGTGGGCCTCGGCATCGACGGTGACCTGACCAGGGTGGCCCGCGTGCGCGAGTTGGCCGGGCTCGGCGCGTTCATCGGGGTCGACGCGAACGGCGGCTGGAGCCGGGCCGAGGCCCGTGAGGCGGTCCGGCGGCTGAGCACCTTCGGGCCCGCGTTCGTCGAGCAGCCGGTCAAGCCGTCGGACCTGGAGGGCATGGCGGCGGTGCGCTCGCTGGGCGTGCCGGTGGTCGCCGACGAGTCGGTGTTCGGCGCGGACGACCTGGCGCGGGTGATCCGCGCGTCCGCGGCCGACGTGATCAGCATCTACCTCGGCAAATCGGGTGGCCCGGCGAAGGCCGTGGTGCAGGGGCGGGTCGCCGAGACCTTCGGGCTGGACACGCTGATCGGTTCCAACGGTGAACTCGGCATCGGCGCGGCCGCCCAGCTGCACGTGGCCTGCGCGCTGCCCGCGCTGAGCGAACGCCTGCCGTCGGACATCATCGGCGCGCACTACTACGCCGAGGACATCCTGGAAAAGCCGCTCGACAGCAACGGCAAACGGGTGCGGCTCACCGACGGCCACGGCCTCGGCGTGGTGCCGCGCGACGACCTGCGGCGGCGGTTCCGGTGA
- a CDS encoding amidohydrolase family protein — MIVDVHSHTPTHREPVPPDERRVYSNWRTDRDVSTTNSWADYDREMAAADVTIVFNIAVDDPEPMTGLPYRPERTNDATAEFAAADPTRRIGFLSVNPLWDNVFDETERCRELGLRGVKLGPNYQDFDPLSEQALAFYAYCEKEQLPILFHAGASPMRHAPLRYTHPLAFDEVALRFPELRIVLAHMGHPWGTDTVVTIRKHPHVYADVSSIYLRPWVCYQSLLAAHEWGCMGKLLLGSDFPIAGTAEAMAGIRRVNGILAGTALPRVPLEQIEEIIHADALGALGLDR; from the coding sequence GTGATCGTCGACGTGCATTCGCACACGCCGACGCACCGGGAACCCGTACCGCCGGACGAGCGCCGCGTCTACTCGAACTGGCGCACCGATCGTGACGTGAGCACGACCAACTCGTGGGCCGACTACGACCGCGAGATGGCCGCAGCCGACGTCACCATCGTGTTCAACATCGCCGTCGACGACCCGGAGCCGATGACCGGCCTGCCCTACCGGCCGGAGCGCACGAACGACGCCACCGCCGAGTTCGCCGCCGCCGACCCCACGCGGCGGATCGGCTTCCTCTCGGTGAACCCGTTGTGGGACAACGTCTTCGACGAAACGGAGCGTTGCCGCGAGCTGGGCCTGCGTGGGGTCAAGCTCGGCCCGAACTACCAGGACTTCGACCCGCTGAGCGAACAGGCGCTGGCCTTCTACGCCTACTGCGAGAAGGAACAGCTGCCCATCCTGTTCCACGCCGGCGCGTCACCGATGCGGCACGCGCCTCTGCGCTACACGCATCCGCTGGCATTCGACGAGGTCGCGCTGCGTTTTCCCGAGCTGCGGATCGTGCTGGCGCACATGGGTCATCCGTGGGGGACCGACACGGTGGTGACCATTCGCAAGCACCCGCACGTGTACGCCGACGTGTCGTCGATCTACCTGCGCCCGTGGGTCTGCTACCAGTCGCTGCTCGCCGCGCACGAATGGGGCTGCATGGGGAAGTTGCTGCTGGGCAGCGACTTCCCGATCGCGGGCACGGCGGAGGCGATGGCGGGCATCCGGCGGGTCAACGGCATCCTGGCCGGCACGGCGCTGCCGCGCGTGCCACTGGAACAGATCGAGGAGATCATCCACGCCGACGCACTGGGCGCGCTGGGACTGGACCGATGA
- a CDS encoding amidohydrolase family protein — MIDFHTHPPAWHAATWLGGAEFGPGEFLDFLNGSGIEAAVVLAHDGLFNATPEANDELARFTAADPRRMIAFGTVNPRHAGAADEVRRCFTELGFGGLKLHPWLQGFSMHETALDEICEEVGSAGGILLSHDGSPPYSMPGQIAALARRHPGVPVVLGHGGLHDCWREALAATIVTSNLYLCLCGTPPYAARHILAHAPAGKVLFGTDAGLSDRASQDYAVARIAEIDGWGITAKQREEMLVTNPRRLLGGWLG, encoded by the coding sequence GTGATCGACTTCCACACCCATCCGCCCGCCTGGCACGCGGCGACCTGGCTCGGCGGCGCCGAGTTCGGCCCCGGCGAGTTCCTCGACTTCCTCAACGGCTCCGGCATCGAGGCCGCGGTCGTGCTCGCCCACGACGGCCTGTTCAACGCCACCCCGGAGGCCAACGACGAGCTGGCCCGGTTCACCGCGGCCGACCCGCGGCGGATGATCGCGTTCGGCACGGTCAACCCGCGTCACGCCGGCGCGGCCGACGAGGTGCGCCGCTGCTTCACCGAACTGGGCTTCGGCGGCCTGAAGCTGCACCCCTGGCTGCAGGGCTTCAGCATGCACGAAACCGCGCTCGACGAGATCTGCGAGGAGGTCGGGTCGGCGGGCGGCATCCTGCTCTCGCACGACGGCTCGCCGCCGTATTCGATGCCCGGCCAGATCGCCGCGCTGGCCCGCCGCCACCCCGGAGTTCCGGTGGTGCTCGGGCACGGCGGCCTGCACGACTGCTGGCGCGAGGCGCTCGCCGCCACCATCGTGACCTCGAACCTCTACCTTTGCCTGTGCGGGACGCCGCCGTACGCGGCCCGTCACATCCTCGCCCACGCGCCGGCGGGCAAGGTGCTCTTCGGCACCGACGCCGGGCTGTCCGACCGGGCGAGCCAGGACTACGCGGTGGCCAGGATCGCCGAGATCGACGGCTGGGGGATCACCGCGAAGCAGCGGGAGGAGATGCTGGTGACCAATCCGCGGCGGCTGCTCGGCGGGTGGCTCGGATGA
- a CDS encoding creatininase family protein — protein sequence MTVFDWGDRTRAELGEVLPEALVVLPFGATEQHGPHLATGTDALMAATIAQRAVERAGRSCRRDLVLAPCLPFGASDHHLPFGGTLSLTTEVAVAVLTDLARSVATCGGRRLVVVNGHGGNQGVCHAAAAAASARYGLSVSTVHYWNLVADRPAVPVPGHAGEFETSLVLAVDPELAQRPVERTALPETPSLPGVDVHNQGDWLRIDGYTDRPERASAGSGSKWLDEIVAALADRLLALAELP from the coding sequence ATGACCGTGTTCGACTGGGGTGACCGCACGCGTGCCGAACTCGGTGAGGTGCTGCCCGAAGCGCTCGTGGTGCTGCCGTTCGGCGCGACCGAGCAGCACGGCCCGCACCTGGCCACCGGCACCGACGCGCTGATGGCCGCCACCATCGCCCAGCGCGCGGTCGAGCGAGCGGGCCGGTCGTGCCGGCGCGACCTGGTACTCGCGCCCTGCCTGCCGTTCGGCGCCTCCGACCACCACCTGCCCTTCGGCGGCACGCTGTCGCTGACCACCGAGGTCGCCGTCGCGGTGCTGACCGACCTCGCCCGCTCGGTGGCCACCTGCGGCGGGCGGCGCCTGGTCGTGGTCAACGGGCACGGCGGCAACCAGGGCGTCTGCCACGCCGCGGCCGCCGCCGCGTCCGCGCGCTACGGCCTGTCGGTGTCGACCGTGCACTACTGGAACCTGGTGGCCGACCGGCCCGCGGTCCCGGTGCCGGGTCACGCCGGCGAGTTCGAGACGTCGCTGGTGCTGGCCGTCGACCCGGAGCTGGCGCAGCGCCCGGTCGAACGCACGGCACTGCCCGAGACACCCTCGCTGCCCGGGGTCGACGTGCACAACCAGGGCGACTGGCTGCGCATCGACGGCTACACCGACCGCCCGGAGCGGGCGAGCGCCGGCAGCGGGTCCAAATGGCTGGACGAGATCGTGGCCGCGCTGGCCGACCGGTTGCTCGCGCTGGCGGAGCTGCCGTGA
- a CDS encoding ABC transporter permease: MTAPPVRRLLARPGAIVALAVLGVFVLLSLLAPLLLPDPAEINARNRFAAPGWPHLFGTDELGRDLLSRIAHAGQFSLGFAAGATLVAMVIGVAWGLLAAAGSTWLDEILMRVAEAALAIPIVLFALVFVAAFGSATPSMIIVTGLLMSPLTARIARSAVLAELESEYVRGLDAVGVPRLRILFAEVLPNAVPALLAQASLNLATALMLEATLSFVGLGVQPPDASWGTLLKTGYDKLYESIWYPLPPALVLIVAIGALNALGDQLQRVLRADGGGR; the protein is encoded by the coding sequence GTGACCGCGCCCCCGGTGCGCCGCCTGCTCGCGCGGCCCGGCGCGATCGTCGCGCTGGCCGTGCTCGGCGTGTTCGTGCTGCTGTCCCTGCTCGCCCCGCTGCTGCTGCCGGACCCGGCGGAGATCAACGCGCGCAACCGGTTCGCCGCGCCGGGCTGGCCGCACCTGTTCGGCACCGACGAGCTCGGGCGCGACCTGCTCTCCCGGATCGCGCACGCCGGTCAGTTCTCGCTGGGCTTCGCCGCCGGCGCGACGCTGGTGGCGATGGTGATCGGAGTGGCGTGGGGCCTGCTCGCGGCGGCCGGGTCGACCTGGTTGGACGAGATCCTGATGCGCGTGGCGGAAGCCGCGCTGGCCATACCGATCGTGTTGTTCGCGCTGGTCTTCGTCGCCGCCTTCGGGTCGGCGACGCCGTCGATGATCATCGTGACCGGGTTGCTGATGAGCCCGCTGACCGCGCGGATCGCGCGTTCGGCCGTGCTCGCCGAACTCGAGTCGGAGTACGTGCGCGGGCTCGACGCGGTCGGGGTGCCGCGGCTGCGCATCCTGTTCGCCGAGGTGCTGCCGAACGCGGTGCCCGCGCTGCTCGCGCAGGCGTCGCTCAACCTCGCCACCGCGCTCATGCTGGAGGCCACCCTGAGTTTCGTCGGCCTCGGCGTGCAGCCGCCGGACGCGTCGTGGGGCACGCTGCTGAAGACCGGGTACGACAAGCTGTACGAGTCGATCTGGTACCCGCTGCCGCCCGCGCTGGTGCTCATCGTGGCGATCGGCGCGCTGAACGCGCTCGGCGACCAGCTGCAACGGGTGCTGCGGGCGGACGGGGGCGGGCGATGA
- a CDS encoding Gfo/Idh/MocA family protein, translating into MNVPSVALVGLGEIGLGAHLPALLRHEGLRLAAVVDPDPARRALAAEHTAAPAFESLAEVLSDPVLDAVVLATPPWVTPGLVGRVAATGRFVLAEKPIAVSSAAAAPLAKLPAGQRKRVQVGLTYRHDPALAVLREWIDDGRLGDGLLVRAHIYDERRDPDLPEHARRIEATLAHGMPVVHEGAHVFDWFATLFGGPPERLEDSWAVSTRPDLPAANLCGARLTYPGGVTVLAEFGWLTDAQPRCEISVIGDRGHAQLDGFTFDLRLTTSTGVEHVVFDDDRATRCFDLQLARFTELITGVRAVPSPGLADGLAALEISERVAVLAAWSLA; encoded by the coding sequence ATGAACGTTCCCTCGGTCGCGCTGGTCGGACTCGGTGAGATCGGGCTCGGCGCCCACCTGCCCGCGCTGCTGCGCCACGAAGGCCTCCGGCTGGCGGCCGTGGTCGACCCGGATCCCGCCCGCCGGGCGCTGGCCGCCGAGCACACCGCGGCACCGGCGTTCGAATCCCTCGCCGAGGTGCTGTCCGATCCGGTGCTCGACGCGGTTGTGCTGGCGACACCGCCCTGGGTCACGCCCGGCCTCGTCGGTCGCGTGGCCGCGACCGGGCGGTTCGTGCTCGCCGAGAAGCCGATCGCGGTGTCGTCCGCAGCCGCCGCGCCGCTCGCGAAACTGCCCGCCGGCCAGCGCAAACGCGTCCAGGTCGGGTTGACCTACCGGCACGACCCCGCACTGGCGGTGCTGCGCGAGTGGATCGACGACGGCAGGCTCGGTGACGGTCTTCTGGTCCGGGCGCACATCTACGACGAACGGCGTGATCCGGACTTACCCGAGCACGCGCGGCGGATCGAGGCCACACTGGCCCACGGAATGCCCGTGGTCCACGAAGGAGCGCACGTGTTCGACTGGTTCGCCACGCTCTTCGGCGGTCCGCCCGAGCGCCTGGAGGACTCCTGGGCGGTGTCCACCCGGCCGGACCTGCCCGCCGCGAACCTCTGCGGGGCGCGGCTGACCTACCCCGGCGGCGTCACCGTGCTCGCCGAGTTCGGCTGGCTGACCGACGCGCAGCCGCGCTGCGAGATCAGCGTCATCGGCGATCGCGGGCACGCCCAACTCGACGGCTTCACCTTCGACCTGCGGCTGACCACGTCCACCGGGGTGGAGCACGTGGTGTTCGACGACGACCGCGCCACCCGGTGCTTCGATCTGCAGCTGGCGCGGTTCACCGAGCTGATCACCGGCGTGCGGGCCGTCCCGTCACCCGGTCTCGCCGACGGGCTGGCCGCACTGGAGATCAGCGAGCGCGTGGCCGTGCTCGCGGCTTGGAGCCTGGCATGA
- a CDS encoding ABC transporter ATP-binding protein, which yields MTVLAVEDLAIGLRGGPSLVHGLSLELAAGERLALVGESGSGKTIASLSMLRLNPPPTEITGGRVVFNGRDLVTAADPELDRVRGKGIAMIYQDPLSCLNPVRTIGDQIAEAIRAHQDVTAAQARVAAFDLLGEVGIEDGARRVRQYPHEFSGGMRQRVMIAMAISCEPEVLIADEPTTALDVTTQARILALLDALAARRGMAVLFITHDLAVASEFCARIQVMREGRVVESGALPVVLGEPAHQYTRELLRSVVTLRSPVEPAEPEPEPPLIEADRLVQRFGSGAPAVDDVSLTVRRGETFGLVGESGAGKSTLTRLLLGLDRPASGEVRHEGVALGSLSRGELRRRRRDMQLVPQDPVGSLNRRKTVAQIVGLPLAVHRRASKAERDRRVAELLDLVGLPAAFAGRYPRELSGGQCQRVNIARAIALEPSFVVLDEAVSAVDVVIRAQILRLLRDLQRELGLTYLFVSHDLAVVRQVAPRLAVMRHGRIVETGTRAELFDDPKHEYTRALIDAVPDLVTGEVPR from the coding sequence ATGACCGTGCTCGCCGTCGAAGACCTGGCGATAGGCCTGCGTGGAGGCCCGTCCCTGGTGCACGGGCTCAGCCTGGAGCTGGCCGCGGGGGAGCGGCTGGCGCTGGTCGGCGAGTCCGGCAGCGGGAAGACCATCGCGTCGCTGTCGATGCTGCGGCTGAACCCGCCGCCGACCGAGATCACCGGCGGCCGGGTCGTGTTCAACGGGCGCGACCTGGTCACCGCGGCCGACCCCGAACTGGACCGGGTCCGCGGCAAGGGCATCGCGATGATCTACCAGGACCCGTTGTCCTGCTTGAACCCCGTGCGCACGATCGGCGACCAGATCGCCGAGGCGATCCGCGCGCACCAGGACGTCACCGCGGCCCAGGCCCGGGTGGCCGCGTTCGACCTGCTCGGCGAGGTCGGCATCGAGGACGGCGCGCGGCGCGTGCGGCAGTACCCGCACGAATTCTCCGGCGGCATGCGGCAGCGGGTGATGATCGCGATGGCGATCTCGTGCGAGCCCGAGGTGCTGATCGCCGACGAGCCGACCACCGCGCTCGACGTCACCACCCAGGCCCGCATCCTGGCCCTGCTCGACGCACTGGCCGCGCGCCGCGGCATGGCCGTCCTGTTCATCACGCACGACCTCGCGGTCGCCTCGGAGTTCTGCGCGCGAATCCAGGTCATGCGCGAAGGCCGGGTGGTCGAGTCGGGCGCGCTGCCGGTCGTGCTGGGTGAACCGGCGCACCAGTACACGCGCGAACTGCTGCGTTCGGTGGTCACCCTGCGCTCGCCGGTCGAACCGGCTGAACCGGAGCCGGAGCCGCCGTTGATCGAGGCCGACCGGCTGGTCCAGCGGTTCGGCTCCGGCGCCCCCGCGGTCGACGACGTGTCGCTGACCGTGCGCCGCGGGGAGACCTTCGGGCTGGTGGGGGAGTCGGGCGCGGGCAAGTCCACGCTGACGCGGCTGTTGCTCGGGCTCGACCGGCCGGCGTCGGGCGAGGTGCGGCACGAGGGCGTTGCGCTCGGTTCGCTTTCGCGCGGTGAACTGCGGCGCCGCCGCCGCGACATGCAGCTGGTGCCGCAGGACCCGGTCGGCTCACTGAACCGGCGCAAGACCGTGGCGCAGATCGTCGGGCTGCCGCTCGCGGTGCACCGGCGCGCCTCGAAGGCGGAGCGCGACCGCCGGGTGGCCGAGCTGCTCGACCTGGTCGGCCTGCCCGCCGCGTTCGCCGGGCGCTACCCGCGCGAGCTGTCCGGAGGGCAGTGCCAGCGGGTCAACATCGCCCGCGCGATCGCGCTCGAACCGTCGTTCGTGGTGCTCGACGAGGCGGTCTCCGCGGTCGACGTGGTGATCCGCGCGCAGATCCTGCGCCTGCTCCGCGACCTGCAACGCGAACTCGGCCTGACCTACCTGTTCGTCTCGCACGACCTCGCTGTGGTGCGGCAGGTGGCACCGAGGCTCGCGGTGATGCGGCACGGGCGCATCGTCGAGACGGGCACCCGGGCGGAACTGTTCGACGACCCGAAGCACGAGTACACGCGTGCGCTGATCGACGCGGTGCCCGACCTGGTCACCGGGGAGGTGCCCCGATGA
- a CDS encoding amidohydrolase family protein produces the protein MTSVVDAHVRIGDGREVRLDPEDLLATMDQLGIDQALISPGERCIAVDNREGNELTAAAAATSGGRLLAYAVANPWRGRAALDELARAADHGAVALAVDSVLQGFDLLDGLVDPLLEFAADRGWFAYVRTGTPPSAVPLPLALLALRHPGLAFLMGRSGATDFWIDAAPALRQAPNLYADTAYAPWDTVLSEFARDPEIGTSRVVFSTDAPYTVPAAELRRVRDWTIAEPERATVLSGTVTGLLGGSGSTGRG, from the coding sequence ATGACCTCGGTGGTGGACGCCCACGTGCGCATCGGCGACGGTCGCGAGGTGCGGCTGGACCCCGAGGACCTGCTGGCCACGATGGACCAGCTCGGCATCGACCAGGCGCTGATCTCACCGGGGGAGCGGTGCATCGCGGTGGACAACCGCGAGGGCAACGAACTCACCGCGGCGGCGGCCGCGACCTCCGGCGGCCGGTTGCTCGCGTACGCGGTGGCGAACCCGTGGCGCGGCCGGGCAGCGCTGGACGAGCTGGCGCGCGCGGCGGACCACGGCGCGGTCGCGCTGGCGGTCGACTCCGTGTTGCAGGGGTTCGACCTGCTCGACGGCCTGGTGGACCCGCTGCTCGAGTTCGCCGCGGACCGCGGCTGGTTCGCCTACGTGCGCACCGGCACACCGCCGAGCGCGGTACCGCTGCCGCTCGCGTTGCTGGCCCTGCGACACCCCGGCCTCGCCTTCCTGATGGGTCGAAGTGGTGCGACCGACTTCTGGATCGACGCGGCGCCCGCCCTGCGGCAGGCGCCGAACCTGTACGCCGACACCGCCTACGCGCCGTGGGACACGGTGCTCAGCGAGTTCGCGCGCGATCCGGAGATCGGCACCTCGCGCGTGGTGTTCAGCACCGACGCGCCGTACACCGTGCCCGCCGCCGAGCTGCGCCGGGTGCGGGACTGGACGATCGCGGAACCGGAGCGCGCCACCGTGCTCTCCGGGACGGTGACCGGTCTGCTGGGCGGGTCCGGGTCGACTGGGAGAGGGTGA
- a CDS encoding ABC transporter substrate-binding protein, with protein MGRAQNWGAAALALLLLTSACSNAGDNAPEQPRATADSGKGPIAPGGTLVYGQIAGVSQLDPNTIASGAQTQLQTLLWSGLTTWTPENTAKPDLAESWQSTPDHRTWTFKLRPGVKYHNGKTFTAAEAKKNFDRVLDPAVPAQVAAKIDMIDAVTAVDDTTLVITLETPNPELPVDVIDVRMTDVDDLANIDRSANGTGPYKLKSFVPDQTVELVRHDGYWGPRPNLDAIRIVRYADATAANAALRAGQVHVLWSVAPDSAAGLATEGRQLLTAAEPAGFVVWELDTSAAPFNNPKAREALSYAANRTEMMAAAYAGYGVPTPTNAPVNPKNRFYDPTLPSHGFDLDRAKRLFAEAGITEGSTLTFWAVAGNYQEWTTIGQILQQDLAKIGITLEIQTNEVSTWSAKFYPKGKSYPNLLAANYLSFTPPPDSYALAWFEGAKGTCECNWAAPAEYNDAIATIESAAEGPERDAAFKTAQRVLNRENPVIFIGSTAFLSVAQPELRGLWVQAEGTLHLEEAGFAA; from the coding sequence GTGGGGCGTGCGCAGAATTGGGGGGCCGCCGCACTGGCGCTGCTCCTGCTGACTTCGGCCTGTTCCAACGCGGGCGACAACGCGCCCGAGCAGCCGCGGGCCACCGCCGACAGCGGGAAGGGCCCGATCGCGCCGGGCGGCACGCTGGTCTACGGTCAGATCGCCGGGGTGTCCCAGCTCGACCCGAACACCATCGCCAGCGGCGCGCAGACCCAGCTCCAGACGCTGCTGTGGAGCGGGCTGACCACCTGGACCCCGGAGAACACCGCGAAACCCGATCTCGCCGAGTCCTGGCAGTCCACCCCGGACCACCGCACCTGGACCTTCAAGCTGCGCCCCGGCGTGAAGTACCACAACGGCAAGACGTTCACCGCCGCCGAGGCCAAGAAGAACTTCGACCGCGTGCTCGATCCCGCGGTGCCTGCCCAGGTCGCCGCGAAGATCGACATGATCGACGCGGTGACCGCGGTGGACGACACCACGCTGGTCATCACGCTCGAAACCCCGAACCCGGAGCTGCCGGTCGACGTGATCGACGTCCGGATGACCGATGTGGACGACCTGGCCAACATCGACCGGTCGGCCAACGGCACCGGACCGTACAAGCTCAAGTCGTTCGTCCCGGACCAGACGGTCGAACTGGTGCGACACGACGGCTACTGGGGCCCGCGCCCGAACCTCGACGCGATCCGGATCGTGCGGTACGCCGACGCGACGGCGGCGAACGCGGCGCTGCGGGCGGGCCAGGTGCACGTGCTGTGGAGCGTCGCCCCGGACAGCGCGGCCGGACTGGCCACCGAAGGCAGGCAACTGCTCACCGCCGCCGAACCAGCCGGCTTCGTGGTCTGGGAACTCGACACCAGCGCGGCGCCGTTCAACAACCCCAAGGCACGCGAAGCCCTGTCGTACGCGGCGAACCGCACCGAGATGATGGCCGCCGCCTACGCCGGATACGGCGTGCCGACGCCGACGAACGCCCCGGTGAACCCCAAGAACCGCTTCTACGATCCGACACTGCCGTCACACGGGTTCGACCTGGACCGCGCCAAGCGGCTGTTCGCCGAAGCCGGGATCACCGAGGGCAGCACGCTGACCTTCTGGGCGGTCGCCGGGAACTACCAGGAATGGACCACGATCGGCCAGATCCTGCAGCAGGACCTGGCGAAGATCGGCATCACCCTGGAGATCCAGACCAACGAGGTGAGCACCTGGTCGGCGAAGTTCTATCCGAAGGGCAAGAGCTACCCGAACCTGCTCGCCGCCAACTACCTGTCGTTCACCCCGCCGCCGGACAGTTACGCGCTGGCCTGGTTCGAGGGCGCCAAGGGCACCTGCGAGTGCAACTGGGCGGCCCCGGCCGAGTACAACGACGCCATCGCCACCATCGAGTCGGCGGCCGAGGGGCCCGAGCGCGACGCGGCGTTCAAAACCGCGCAGCGCGTGCTGAACCGCGAGAACCCGGTGATCTTCATCGGCTCGACGGCCTTCCTGTCCGTGGCGCAGCCCGAGCTCCGTGGGCTGTGGGTGCAGGCCGAGGGCACGCTGCACCTGGAGGAAGCCGGGTTCGCGGCGTAG
- a CDS encoding ABC transporter permease, translating into MAGYLLRRLAVSALMLLGVSVLIFVVLRLLPGDPTVARVGAAQNIDPAALAALREELGLNDPIPVQYWAWISGIADGELGRSYFSQFDVTVLIGQRLVPTLELSAAGLVVAVLLAVVLSVLPTVVRSRWPGRLVGAYTVVGMAAPPFVFGIVLLAIFSVKLGVLPEGGYVPLTEDVAGNLRLLVLPALTLGICLSAPLVRHLRAALSDVEGAAHVRTATGKGIGRRAVVLRHVLPNAMLPALTSLGVTVGGVLSGAVVVEYVFAWQGLGSLIVDSVFKRDYAVIQGTVLLLAAAFVMVNLAVDLLYGVLDPRLRVGRVRR; encoded by the coding sequence ATGGCCGGTTATCTGCTTCGGCGGCTCGCGGTCAGCGCGCTGATGCTGCTCGGGGTCTCGGTGCTGATCTTCGTGGTGCTGCGGCTGCTGCCGGGTGATCCGACGGTGGCGCGCGTTGGCGCGGCGCAGAACATCGACCCGGCCGCGCTCGCCGCGCTGCGCGAGGAACTCGGCCTGAACGACCCGATCCCGGTCCAGTACTGGGCGTGGATCAGTGGCATCGCCGACGGCGAGCTGGGCCGGTCGTACTTCAGCCAGTTCGACGTGACGGTGCTGATCGGCCAGCGGCTGGTCCCGACGCTGGAGCTGTCGGCAGCCGGGCTGGTGGTGGCCGTGCTGCTGGCGGTGGTGCTCTCGGTGCTGCCGACCGTGGTGCGCAGCCGCTGGCCGGGCCGGCTGGTCGGCGCTTACACCGTCGTGGGCATGGCGGCGCCGCCGTTCGTGTTCGGCATCGTGCTGCTGGCGATCTTCAGCGTCAAACTGGGAGTACTGCCGGAGGGCGGCTACGTGCCCTTGACCGAGGACGTGGCGGGCAACTTGCGCCTGCTCGTGCTGCCCGCGCTGACCCTCGGCATCTGCCTGTCCGCACCGCTGGTCCGGCACCTGCGCGCCGCGCTGTCCGATGTGGAGGGCGCGGCGCACGTGCGCACCGCCACCGGCAAGGGCATCGGCCGCCGGGCGGTGGTGCTGCGGCACGTGCTGCCCAACGCGATGCTGCCCGCGCTCACCTCGCTCGGCGTGACCGTCGGCGGCGTGCTCTCCGGCGCGGTGGTGGTCGAGTACGTGTTCGCCTGGCAGGGCCTCGGCTCGCTGATCGTCGACTCGGTGTTCAAGCGGGACTACGCGGTCATCCAGGGCACGGTGCTGCTGCTGGCCGCGGCTTTCGTGATGGTCAATCTCGCGGTCGACCTGCTGTACGGCGTGCTCGACCCGCGCCTGCGCGTCGGGCGGGTGCGCCGGTGA